The following are encoded in a window of Cyanobacterium stanieri LEGE 03274 genomic DNA:
- the ycf46 gene encoding stress-responsive protein Ycf46, with product MKEELNILIKAQYPLIYLVTSEEERAESAIARIARDQETKEQKSRVFVWTVTHGIVEYNSQGRQGVQHNTVSPEAAIEWVVRQKDDGIYIFKDLHPYLDSPPVTRWLRDAIYSFKGTNKAIILMSPYHKIPIELEKDIVVLDFPLPQSSELETVLDKALQQSRQKKLLPQVKEKLVRAALGLTIDEAQKVYRKAQVKAGQLTEEEVEIVLSEKKQLIRRNGILDYVEEDKTIDAVGGLEELKHWLTQRSDAFSERAREYGLPQPKGMLILGVPGCGKSLIAKTTSRLWGLPLLRLDMGRVYDGSTVGKSEANLRNALKTAESISPAILFIDELDKAFAGSGGSADSDGGTSSRIFGSFLTWMQEKNSPVFVMATANRIERLPSEFLRKGRFDEIFFVDLPNAQEREAIFKIHLTNRRNEIERFDLAQLANVSEGFSGAEIEQAIIAAMYEAFAQEREFTQLDIIAAMKCTLPLSRTMTEQVTALRDWARKRARPASASVAEYQRLEF from the coding sequence ATGAAAGAAGAGTTAAATATTCTCATCAAAGCTCAATATCCTTTGATCTATCTAGTGACTTCTGAAGAAGAAAGAGCCGAAAGTGCGATCGCCCGTATCGCCAGAGATCAAGAAACGAAAGAGCAAAAAAGCCGAGTATTCGTGTGGACAGTAACTCATGGCATTGTAGAATACAATAGCCAAGGTCGTCAGGGAGTACAACATAACACAGTTTCACCAGAAGCGGCCATCGAATGGGTAGTCAGACAAAAGGATGACGGGATCTATATATTCAAAGATTTACACCCTTACCTAGACTCTCCCCCCGTTACCCGATGGTTAAGAGATGCTATCTATAGCTTTAAAGGCACAAACAAAGCCATAATTTTGATGTCGCCTTATCATAAAATACCCATCGAACTCGAAAAAGACATTGTGGTGTTGGATTTCCCCTTACCCCAATCCTCCGAGCTAGAAACCGTATTAGATAAAGCTCTACAGCAATCTCGCCAGAAGAAACTTCTCCCCCAAGTCAAAGAAAAATTAGTTCGTGCCGCCCTTGGACTAACCATCGATGAAGCCCAAAAAGTTTATCGAAAAGCCCAAGTAAAAGCAGGACAACTCACCGAGGAAGAAGTCGAAATCGTCCTCTCCGAGAAAAAACAGCTAATTCGCCGTAACGGTATCCTTGACTATGTAGAGGAAGACAAAACCATTGACGCAGTGGGAGGGCTAGAAGAGCTGAAACACTGGTTAACTCAGCGTTCTGATGCCTTCAGCGAAAGAGCTAGAGAGTATGGACTTCCCCAACCAAAAGGAATGCTTATATTAGGTGTACCCGGTTGCGGTAAATCCTTAATCGCCAAAACAACCTCAAGATTGTGGGGCTTACCCCTACTCAGGTTGGACATGGGCAGAGTTTATGATGGTTCCACCGTAGGCAAATCTGAAGCCAATCTTCGTAATGCCCTTAAAACCGCTGAATCCATTTCCCCTGCAATCCTCTTTATCGACGAACTAGATAAAGCCTTTGCCGGTAGTGGTGGGTCTGCCGACTCCGATGGTGGCACATCTAGCCGTATCTTTGGTTCATTCCTCACTTGGATGCAAGAAAAAAACTCCCCCGTCTTTGTAATGGCAACCGCCAACCGTATCGAAAGATTACCCAGTGAGTTTTTGCGTAAAGGTAGATTTGATGAGATCTTTTTCGTTGACTTACCCAATGCTCAAGAACGTGAAGCAATATTTAAGATACATTTAACCAACCGTAGAAATGAGATTGAAAGATTTGATCTCGCACAACTAGCAAATGTATCAGAAGGTTTTTCTGGAGCCGAGATAGAACAAGCAATCATTGCCGCTATGTATGAGGCTTTCGCCCAAGAGCGAGAGTTTACCCAACTAGACATTATCGCCGCCATGAAATGTACTTTGCCCCTATCTCGCACCATGACTGAACAGGTAACAGCACTACGAGACTGGGCTAGAAAAAGAGCCAGACCTGCTTCAGCTTCCGTTGCTGAATATCAGCGACTGGAATTTTAA
- the rpsR gene encoding 30S ribosomal protein S18, with product MAYFRKRLSPIPPSQEIDYKDLELLHKFVTERGKMLPRRITGLTAHQQRELTRAVKKARLLALLPFINVEG from the coding sequence ATGGCTTATTTTCGCAAAAGATTATCTCCTATTCCTCCTAGTCAAGAGATTGATTACAAGGATTTAGAACTTTTACACAAGTTTGTAACTGAAAGAGGTAAAATGTTACCTCGTCGTATCACTGGATTGACTGCCCACCAACAAAGAGAGTTAACTAGAGCGGTTAAAAAGGCTCGTTTGTTGGCTTTATTGCCTTTTATCAACGTGGAAGGTTAA
- the rpmG gene encoding 50S ribosomal protein L33, which yields MASKKGVRIIITLECTECRTNPDKRSKGVSRYTTMKNRRNTTGRMELKKFCTHCNKHTIHKEIK from the coding sequence ATGGCAAGTAAAAAAGGCGTTCGCATTATCATTACATTAGAGTGTACGGAATGTCGTACCAATCCTGACAAACGCTCTAAGGGTGTATCTCGTTACACCACTATGAAAAATAGACGTAATACCACTGGCAGAATGGAACTTAAAAAATTCTGTACTCACTGCAACAAGCACACTATCCACAAGGAAATTAAATAG
- a CDS encoding ABC transporter ATP-binding protein: protein MLQIKNLTKFYGKRAVLQDLNLNIKQGEIYGLLGANGAGKTTTINIICGLLNYDDGLVNINGENLSAKSKYSLGVAPQENLLYPSLSCAENLSFFGKIYGLKRTKLKSAINHCLQGVNLLDRKDNAVDTLSGGMQRRVNIAVALIHNPKLLILDEPTTGLDIEARYEIWQLITSLREEGMTILLTTHLLDEAQKLCDRIGIIKNGEIIAEGTLEELRKKVPAQEIIIIKTDEEEKAILKAQEKGFQHRYYGGDLAFLLPETLPLEELIKYFDHINLTSITRQPVNLDHIYLEVTQNVE, encoded by the coding sequence ATGTTGCAAATCAAAAATTTAACTAAGTTTTATGGAAAACGAGCAGTTTTACAAGATTTAAACCTCAACATTAAACAAGGGGAAATATACGGTTTACTGGGGGCAAATGGTGCGGGGAAAACAACTACTATTAATATTATCTGCGGTTTGTTGAATTATGATGATGGTCTTGTAAATATTAATGGGGAAAATTTGTCGGCTAAAAGTAAGTATTCATTGGGTGTAGCTCCTCAAGAAAATTTGTTATACCCGAGCCTCAGTTGTGCGGAAAATTTATCTTTTTTTGGCAAGATTTACGGTTTAAAAAGGACTAAGTTAAAATCGGCTATTAATCACTGTTTGCAAGGGGTTAATTTATTAGATCGCAAAGATAATGCGGTGGATACCCTTAGTGGTGGTATGCAACGGAGGGTTAATATTGCGGTGGCGTTGATTCATAATCCTAAGTTATTGATTTTAGACGAACCCACCACGGGATTAGATATTGAGGCGAGGTATGAAATTTGGCAGTTAATCACCAGTTTGAGAGAAGAGGGAATGACTATTCTTTTAACTACTCACCTATTGGATGAAGCTCAAAAACTGTGCGATCGCATCGGGATTATCAAAAACGGTGAAATCATTGCGGAGGGGACATTAGAAGAGTTAAGGAAAAAAGTTCCTGCCCAAGAAATTATTATCATTAAAACTGATGAGGAGGAAAAGGCAATTCTCAAAGCTCAAGAAAAGGGTTTTCAACATCGTTACTATGGGGGAGACTTAGCTTTTTTATTACCTGAAACTTTACCCTTAGAGGAGTTAATCAAGTATTTTGATCACATCAATTTAACTTCTATTACCCGTCAACCTGTCAATCTTGATCATATTTATCTTGAAGTTACTCAAAATGTGGAATAG
- a CDS encoding CopG family transcriptional regulator: MQEKQKVTLYLPPNLHRQLKVKAAIDTDSMSALVEKAVNFYLKHPETVEEVEAGYGKTHQIHVCPECDTPMLMRDGEMVSLKNQPTVVDEEFPLIGDSVQLEDSSDQEELIPC, encoded by the coding sequence ATGCAAGAAAAGCAAAAAGTTACTCTATATTTACCACCAAACCTGCACCGACAGTTAAAAGTAAAAGCAGCTATCGACACTGACTCCATGTCAGCCTTAGTCGAAAAAGCCGTTAACTTTTATCTAAAACACCCGGAAACCGTGGAAGAAGTTGAAGCAGGTTATGGCAAGACTCACCAAATTCATGTATGTCCAGAATGTGACACTCCCATGTTGATGCGTGATGGTGAAATGGTCTCCTTGAAAAATCAACCTACTGTTGTGGATGAGGAATTTCCCTTAATCGGTGATAGTGTTCAGTTAGAAGATTCATCAGACCAAGAAGAGTTAATTCCCTGCTAG
- a CDS encoding DUF1257 domain-containing protein: MSHFSTLRTKISSAEILTNSLRDLGINVKTDADVRGYNGQRLRADIVAVLEGEYDLGWSRNADGSFDLIADLWGVAKKHNQTELINSINQKYAVNKTLEEVKQRGLQNANVKLVLQ; the protein is encoded by the coding sequence ATGTCTCATTTTAGCACCCTACGCACCAAAATCTCTTCTGCGGAAATCCTCACCAATTCTTTACGGGATCTCGGTATCAACGTAAAAACTGATGCAGATGTACGTGGCTACAATGGTCAGCGTCTTCGTGCCGACATCGTCGCTGTGTTAGAAGGCGAGTACGATTTGGGTTGGTCTCGTAATGCTGATGGTAGTTTTGATTTAATTGCAGATCTTTGGGGCGTTGCTAAGAAACATAACCAAACTGAGTTAATTAACTCCATTAATCAAAAATATGCCGTTAATAAAACCCTTGAAGAGGTTAAACAACGTGGTTTACAGAATGCTAACGTGAAGTTGGTTCTTCAGTAA
- a CDS encoding TldD/PmbA family protein, protein MSPTLLISKEIPNLSYQPKGDRFDISWQQPLSTLLGMGRAAGADFVEFFLEKSNYINCLAEDDTITSITPRLATGAGVRVFRGKADCYVSTNDLTFNGLKQALEKALSILGLNIPQGSAFIPEINLELFRDYATLKNKDTWLSQCSNMQEMGDILLSANQFIEKKASKVRSRRAAYFRDWQEILVASTDGTFARDIRLTQSVGYNLLCADGQNRSSIGKRDGDTSNPDFLRQWNYQNVAEEVAESAGKMLYADYVESGQYPIIMANQFGGVIFHEACGHLLETTQIERKSTPFIDKKGEKIAHENLTAWDEGLSDKAFGTIDMDDEGMPTQRTLLIENGILKNFIADRAGSIRTGHPRTGSGRRSNYSYAAASRMRNTYIAPGEYTLDNLFSSIDKGIYCKKMGGGSVGPTGEFNFGVDEAYLVENGKITKPLKGATLIGEAKEIMKKISMSSQDLGLAAGFCGSVSGSVYVTVGQPHIKVDSITVGGR, encoded by the coding sequence ATGTCACCAACACTATTGATTTCCAAAGAAATACCTAACCTATCATATCAGCCCAAGGGCGATCGCTTCGACATCTCATGGCAACAACCCCTCTCCACCCTACTAGGCATGGGTAGAGCCGCAGGAGCCGATTTTGTAGAATTTTTCCTCGAAAAATCCAACTACATTAACTGTTTAGCCGAAGACGACACCATCACCAGCATTACTCCCAGACTAGCCACAGGGGCAGGGGTAAGAGTATTTAGAGGAAAAGCAGACTGTTACGTTAGTACCAACGATTTAACCTTTAATGGATTAAAACAAGCCCTAGAAAAAGCCCTCTCCATCCTTGGTTTAAACATTCCCCAAGGTTCAGCCTTCATACCCGAAATTAATCTCGAACTCTTCAGAGACTACGCCACCCTCAAAAATAAAGACACATGGTTAAGTCAATGCAGTAATATGCAAGAAATGGGCGACATCCTATTAAGTGCCAATCAATTTATCGAAAAAAAAGCCTCTAAAGTGCGATCGCGCCGTGCCGCCTACTTCAGAGACTGGCAAGAAATATTAGTCGCCTCCACCGACGGAACTTTCGCCCGAGACATCAGACTAACCCAATCCGTAGGCTATAACCTGCTATGCGCCGATGGACAAAATCGCTCCTCCATAGGCAAAAGAGACGGAGACACCAGTAACCCCGACTTTCTCCGCCAGTGGAACTATCAAAACGTAGCCGAAGAAGTAGCCGAATCCGCAGGAAAAATGCTCTACGCCGACTACGTCGAATCAGGACAATATCCCATTATCATGGCAAACCAATTCGGCGGAGTAATCTTCCACGAAGCCTGTGGACACCTCCTCGAAACCACCCAAATCGAGAGAAAAAGTACCCCATTCATCGATAAAAAAGGAGAAAAAATAGCCCATGAAAACCTCACCGCATGGGATGAAGGACTATCCGACAAAGCCTTTGGTACCATCGACATGGACGACGAAGGAATGCCCACCCAGCGCACCCTACTCATCGAAAACGGCATCCTCAAAAACTTCATAGCCGACAGAGCAGGATCCATACGCACAGGACATCCCCGCACAGGTAGCGGCAGAAGAAGTAACTATAGTTATGCTGCCGCCTCCCGTATGCGCAACACCTATATTGCCCCCGGAGAATATACCCTAGATAACCTTTTCTCCTCCATTGATAAAGGAATCTATTGCAAAAAAATGGGCGGAGGAAGCGTCGGCCCCACAGGAGAATTTAACTTCGGAGTTGACGAAGCCTACCTAGTCGAAAACGGCAAAATAACTAAACCCCTAAAAGGAGCAACCCTCATCGGAGAAGCCAAAGAAATCATGAAAAAAATCTCCATGTCATCCCAAGACTTAGGACTAGCAGCAGGATTCTGTGGTTCCGTAAGCGGTAGCGTCTATGTAACCGTAGGACAACCCCATATCAAAGTTGACTCCATCACCGTAGGCGGAAGATAA
- the rimI gene encoding ribosomal protein S18-alanine N-acetyltransferase, whose protein sequence is MSLTTIKLQPLTEKHLSEVIELDQICFGGLWSLEGYKREIESPNSTLLIITTDIKNEEKIIGLGCFWAIVEEAHVTILAIHPDFQRQGLGKMLLEKLLKQAKEKGLERATLEVSEHNQSAIALYEKFGFALAGRRKKYYQATGADALIFWKKLT, encoded by the coding sequence ATGTCATTAACAACTATAAAACTGCAACCCTTAACCGAAAAACACTTATCAGAAGTTATCGAATTAGATCAAATTTGTTTCGGTGGATTGTGGAGTTTAGAAGGTTATAAAAGAGAAATAGAGAGCCCTAATAGTACCCTATTAATTATTACTACCGATATAAAAAATGAAGAAAAAATAATCGGTTTAGGCTGTTTTTGGGCAATTGTAGAAGAAGCCCATGTGACCATTTTAGCCATTCATCCTGATTTTCAAAGACAAGGATTAGGCAAAATGTTATTAGAAAAATTACTAAAACAAGCAAAAGAAAAAGGGTTAGAAAGAGCAACTCTCGAAGTTAGTGAACATAATCAAAGTGCGATCGCACTTTACGAAAAATTTGGTTTTGCCCTAGCAGGAAGAAGAAAAAAATACTATCAAGCCACTGGGGCAGATGCCCTAATCTTTTGGAAAAAATTAACCTAA
- a CDS encoding carbohydrate ABC transporter permease, with the protein MSLNKLKAKITPWLFLSPALTLLTIFLFIPILYLIYLSFTNGNLTSTQWIGINNYRRLIIDSDFAQIIINTIYFSITSIIPSIIIPLLLAVLLNQKIILRSFFRTSYFIPSITSLVAMGLGFRWLFQNNGPVNQLLQQINITPISWLNSPLWAMPIIILFSTWRQIGFNLVVFLAGLQAIPKSRYEAAELDGADSLGKFLYITIPGLKPTLIFCIITTSIFTFRSFEQIYVMTNGGPANSTNILAYYIYQQAFRQFNFGYAAAATSILLLIAFLLVYIQILITKE; encoded by the coding sequence ATGAGCCTTAACAAACTAAAAGCAAAAATCACCCCATGGTTATTCCTTAGCCCTGCCCTAACTCTTCTCACCATCTTTCTCTTTATCCCCATCCTCTACCTAATCTATCTCAGCTTCACCAATGGAAACCTAACCTCCACCCAATGGATTGGAATCAATAACTATCGACGACTAATCATTGACTCCGACTTCGCCCAAATTATCATCAATACCATCTACTTCTCCATCACCAGCATCATCCCCAGTATTATCATCCCCCTACTTCTCGCCGTTCTCCTCAACCAAAAAATTATCCTTAGAAGTTTCTTTCGTACCAGCTACTTTATTCCCTCCATAACCTCCCTCGTTGCCATGGGCTTAGGATTTCGTTGGCTATTCCAAAACAACGGTCCAGTTAACCAACTACTTCAACAAATAAACATTACCCCCATCTCTTGGCTCAATAGTCCCCTCTGGGCAATGCCCATTATTATTTTATTCAGTACATGGCGACAAATCGGCTTCAACCTCGTCGTATTCCTAGCAGGATTACAAGCCATCCCCAAATCACGATACGAAGCCGCCGAACTAGACGGTGCAGATTCATTGGGAAAATTTTTATATATAACCATCCCAGGATTAAAACCAACCCTAATTTTTTGTATCATCACCACCTCCATCTTTACCTTCCGCTCTTTTGAACAAATATACGTTATGACTAACGGCGGCCCAGCCAACAGCACCAATATCCTCGCTTACTATATATATCAACAAGCATTTAGACAATTTAACTTCGGTTATGCCGCAGCAGCCACCAGCATCTTATTATTAATAGCCTTTCTCCTCGTTTATATCCAAATTCTTATCACCAAAGAATAA